Proteins from a single region of Belliella baltica DSM 15883:
- a CDS encoding tRNA threonylcarbamoyladenosine dehydratase: MNDFEWLSRTELITGREGLEKLAGKHVLVVGLGGVGSFAAEFICRSGIGEMTIIDGDAVDISNCNRQLPATQKNIGQLKAEWMEERLTAINPNLKIHVIKEFLKPGAMFNLLQENDYDYVVDCIDSFTPKLHLIESAYKRGFPIVSSMGAGGKVDPTQIKVADISETYNCKLAKHVRKRIKNKGISSGFKAVFSTELYLKDSLMMTDGRNFKKSAYGTMSFLPAAFGCACASVVVNDLLA; this comes from the coding sequence GAATGGCTCTCTAGAACAGAATTGATCACAGGTAGAGAAGGGCTAGAAAAATTAGCAGGTAAACATGTCTTGGTCGTTGGGCTTGGTGGAGTTGGTTCATTTGCTGCCGAATTTATCTGCAGAAGCGGTATAGGAGAAATGACAATCATTGATGGTGATGCCGTAGATATCAGCAATTGTAATCGGCAGCTTCCAGCAACTCAAAAAAATATAGGGCAACTCAAAGCAGAATGGATGGAAGAGCGCTTGACTGCAATCAATCCAAATCTCAAAATCCATGTGATCAAAGAGTTTCTCAAACCTGGAGCGATGTTTAATTTGCTTCAAGAGAATGATTATGATTATGTAGTGGATTGTATTGATAGTTTTACTCCCAAACTACACCTGATCGAAAGCGCTTACAAGCGTGGATTTCCGATAGTTAGTTCTATGGGTGCAGGAGGGAAAGTAGATCCTACACAAATTAAAGTAGCAGATATTTCTGAGACCTATAATTGTAAATTGGCGAAGCATGTTCGAAAAAGGATTAAGAATAAAGGCATCTCTTCTGGCTTTAAAGCTGTATTTTCCACCGAACTCTATCTCAAAGATAGTCTGATGATGACAGATGGTAGAAACTTCAAGAAGTCAGCTTATGGCACCATGTCATTCTTACCAGCCGCCTTCGGCTGTGCCTGTGCATCAGTAGTTGTCAATGATTTGCTTGCATAA